From the Sanguibacter sp. HDW7 genome, the window TCGACCTCACGACGATCGACCCGGCCGACGACGCGGCGCTCGGTGCGTGGCTCGGGGACGCGGACGAGCCCAAGGTCGTCCACGGCGGCAAGGCGCGCTGGCACGAGCTTGCGGGCCGGGGGTACGCGCTGCTCGGCGTCACGCTGGACACGGAACTTGCGGCGTACCTGTGCCACCCGGACCAGCGGACGTTCGACCTCGAGGACCTCGCGATCCGCTCGCTGCACCGTGAGATCGGAGCGGCGGCTGGAGGCGGCACGCAGGGCGCGCTCGACCTCGACCTCGAGGGTGACGGCGGGGAGGGTGCGGTGCTCGCGGAGCGTGCGTCGGTCCTCGTGCCGCTTGGTGAGGCGCTCGCCGACGACCTCGCGGACCGCAACGCAACGAAGCTGCTCGGGATGCTCGAGCTGCCCCTCGCGGACGTCCTCGCGCTCATGGAGGACACGGGCGTCGCGGTCGACGTCGACCTGCTCCGCGAGCTCGACGCGGAGTTCGGCGAGCAGGCTCGGCACGCGGCTGAGGAGGCCTACGCGGTCATCGGCCGCGAGGTGAACCTCGGTTCTCCCAAGCAGCTCCAGGAGGTCCTCTTCGACCAGCTGGACATGCCGCGGACCAAGAAGATCAAGACGGGCTACACGACGGACGCGGCAGCGCTCACCGAGCTCTTCGCGAAGACGCAGCACCCGTTCCTCGAGCACCTGCTCGCGCACCGTGACGTGACCAAGCTCCGCCAGACGGTGGAGACGCTCCTGCGGTACGTCGCACCGGACGGACGCATCCGCACGACGTTCCAGCAGACGGTCGCCGCCACGGGCCGTCTGAGCTCCGCGGACCCCAACCTCCAGAACATCCCGATCCGCACGGCGGCCGGGCGACGGATCCGTCGCGCCTTCGTCGTGGGAGAGGGCTACGAGACGCTCCTCACGGCGGACTACTCCCAGATCGAGATGCGCATCATGGCGCACCTCTCGGGCGACGAGGGGCTCATCGAGGCCTTCCGCTCGGGGGAGGACCTCCACAACTACGTCGCCTCGCGCGTCTTCGGTGTCGCGACGACGGACGTGAGCCCCGCGCAGCGCTCGAAGATCAAGGCGATGAGCTACGGCCTCGCGTACGGACTCTCGGCGTTCGGCCTCTCGAAGCAGCTCAGCATCGAGGTCGGCGAGGCACAGGCACTCATGGACGACTATTTCACGCGCTTCGGCGGCGTGCGGACGTACCTCCACGAGGTCGTCGAGACTGCGCGTGCGACGGGCTACACCGAGACCATCCTCGGCCGCCGCCGCTACCTGCCGGACCTCACGAGCGACAACCGGCAGCGCCGCGAGATCGCGGAGCGGGTCGCGCTCAACTCTCCGATCCAGGGCTCGGCGGCGGACATCATCAAGATCGCGATGCTCGAGGTCCGCAAGGAGCTCGAGGCCCGGGGACTCGGCTCGCGACTGCTGCTCCAGGTGCACGACGAGCTCGTGCTCGAGGTCGCCCCGGGCGAGCTCGCCGAGGTCGAGGCGCTCCTTCGTGCCGCGATGGGCGGTGCGGCGAAGCTCTCGGTGCCGCTCGAGGTCTCGGTGGGCACGGGGCCGAACTGGCACGACGCGGGTCACTGATCCGAGCCGTCGGCGCGCCCGCGCCTCCGCACGGCGCCTTGGGGCGCCGTGCGGTCAGCGGCGTCGCGTCACGAAGATCGCGGTGCCGGGCAGCACGCGGCCGCGCACGGGGCTCCAGCCGCCCCACGCGCGGTCGTGGCCCTCGGGCCACTCGGGCTCGACGACGTCGAGGATCTCGAGGCCCGCAGCGACGACGTCCCGCACGTGGTCGCCGAGCGTGCGGTGGTACTCGACGTACGTGACGCGTCCGGCGTCGTCGCGCTCGGCGTACGGCGTCCGGTCGAAGTACGACGACGTCGCGGTGAGACCTCGCTCCGAGGGATCGTCGGGGAACGCCCAGCGGATCGGGTGCGTGACGGAGAAGACCCAGCGGCCTCCGGGCCGCAGGACGCGCGCGGCCTCGGCGTGCACGGTGCGGGCGTCGGGCACGAACGGGATCGCGCCGTAGGCCGTGAAGACAGCGTCGAAGCTTGCGTCGGCGAACGGCAGGGCCCGGGCGTCGGCCTGGACGAGAGGGGGCGTGCCGGGCAGCGCACGCCGGGCGGCGAGCATGCCCCCCGAGATGTCGGTCGCGACCGCGCGGGCCCCGTGGGCACGGAGCCAGCGCGAGCACTGGGCGGCGCCGGCCCCGATCTCGAGGACGTCCGCGCCGACGACCTCGCCGAGCAGCCGCGCCTCGGCCTCACGGAGCCCCTCGGGGCACCAGCAGAAGTCGTCGTCGCCGAGGAACGTCCCGTGCTCGTCGAGGTACTCCGCGGCGTTCTCGTCCCACCAGCCCCGACCCGCAGGCCCGGCCGACTCGGGCGGGACGTCCTGATACCCGGCACGCTGCTGCATCCCGCCATCGTCCCACGGTGCGGGACACGGGCGCGGCAAGGACCTTCGGCGCCGGAGATCGGTCTCCACCGTGGGTAATGTGGGAGGCACGAACGGCGTGAGGACGCGACCCGGCGCCCCGCCGGTCGTGCCCGCGCACAACGCGAGGGAGTTTGCTCTGATGCGCATCGGCCTTCTCACGGGTGGCGGCGACTGCCCCGGCCTCAACGCTGCGATCCGCGCGATCGTCAAGCAGGGGCTCGGAGAGTACGGGCACCAGATCATCGGCTTCCGCAACGGGTGGAAGGGCGTCGTCGACGGCGACATCCAGCCCCTCGAGCGCCAGCACATCCGCAACGTCCTCTCGATGGGCGGCACGCTGCTCTCGACCGCGCGGTTCCACCCGCGTGAGGAGGACGGCTCGATGGACGCGGTCCTCCAGACGCTCGAGGCCGAGAACATCGAGGCGCTCATCTGCATCGGTGGCGACGGCACGCTGCACGCGGCCAGCAAGGTCGCCGAGGCCGGGGTGAAGATCGTCGCGATCCCCAAGACGATCGACAACGACGTCGCGGGCACGGACCTCTCGATCGGCTTCCACACCGCGGTGAACATCGCGACGGAGGCGATCGACCGGATCCACACGACCGCCGAGTCGCACAACCGCGTCATGGTCGTCGAGGTCATGGGACGCCACGCTGGCTGGATCGCCGTGAACTCCGGCATCGCCGGCGGCGCGGAGATCGTCCTGGCTCCCGAGGAGCCGTTCGACATGGACCGCGTCGTGAAGTTCCTCCAGCACCGCCACAAGGCGCACGCGAACTTCTCGATCGTCGTCGTCGCCGAGGGTGCGCACGCCAAGCCCGGCTCGTCGATGGAGTACGAGGTCCAGCTCGGCAAGTACGGCGAGATCGTCGCCGGCGCGATCGGCGAGCGCGTCGCCGCCGAGATCCAGGCCCGGACGGGCTTCGACACGCGACTCACGGTGCTCGGGCACGTCCAGCGCGGCGGCACGCCCACCCCGACGGACCGCATCCTCGGCTCGCGCTTCGGCGTCGCTGCCGTCGACGCGATCACGGCGGGGGAGACGAACGTCATGACGGCGCTCCAGGGTGAGGAGGTCGTGCTCGTGCCGCTCCCGGAGATCGCCGGCCGCGTCAAGCAGGTTCCCGAGGACCTCCTTCGCGTGGCGCGCGTCCTCGCCTGATCTACCTCGGAGCCCCTCCCGACGCCGTCGGGAGGGGCTCCGTCGCGCTCCGGGAGAGATGGTAGGGTTGACGAGGTCTCTCGTGGGTGAGCCATGTCCTCCGTGAGGAGCGACGGGTTCGCGGGAGATCCACAACCATCCGTACTACTTCCTGTCCGCATCGGAGCACCTGACTCAATGACCACCCCCACCACCAAGCAGATCGCTGTCAACGACATCGGTTCTGCCGAGGACTTCCTCGCCGCCGTCGACGCCACCATCAAGTACTTCAACGATGGCGACATCGTCGAGGGCATCATCGTCAAGGTCGACCGTGACGAGGTCCTTCTCGACATCGGCTACAAGACCGAGGGCGTCATCCCCTCCCGCGAGCTTTCGATCAAGCACGACGTCGACCCGGGCGAGGTCGTCCAGGTCGGTGACGCTGTCGAGGCTCTCGTCCTCCAGAAGGAGGACAAGGAGGGTCGCCTCATCCTGTCCAAGAAGCGCGCCCAGTACGAGCGCGCGTGGGGCACGATCGAGAAGGTCAAGGAGGAGGACGGCGTCGTCACCGGTACCGTCATCGAGGTCGTCAAGGGTGGACTCATCCTCGACATCGGCCTCCGTGGCTTCCTCCCGGCGTCGCTCGTCGAGATGCGTCGCGTCCGCGACCTCCAGCCGTACGTCGGCAAGGAGATCGAGGCGAAGATCATCGAGCTCGACAAGAACCGCAATAACGTCGTCCTCTCGCGCCGTGCCTGGCTCGAGCAGACGCAGTCCGAGGTTCGCTCGACCTTCCTGCAGACGCTGCAGAAGGGCCAGGTCCGCCCCGGTGTCGTCTCGTCGATCGTCAACTTCGGTGCGTTCGTCGACCTCGGTGGCGTCGACGGTCTCGTCCACGTCTCCGAGCTCTCGTGGAAGCACATCGACCACCCGTCCGAGGTCGTCGAGGTCGGTCAGGAGGTCACCGTCGAGGTTCTCGACGTCGACTTCGACCGCGAGCGTGTCTCGCTGTCGCTCAAGGCGACGCAGGAGGACCCGTGGCAGGCGTTCGCCCGGACGCACGCCATCGGCCAGGTCGTCCCGGGTAAGGTCACCAAGCTCGTCCCGTTCGGTGCGTTCGTGCGCGTCGAGGACGGCATCGAGGGCCTCGTCCACATCTCCGAGCTTGCTCAGCGCCACGTCGAGCTCCCGGAGCAGGTCGTCCAGGTCGGCGACTCCGCGTTCGTCAAGGTCATCGACATCGACCTCGAGCGTCGCCGCATCTCGCTCTCGCTCAAGCAGGCCAACGAGGGTGTGGACCCGGAGTCCGAGGACTTCGACCCCGCGCTCTACGGCATGGCTGCCGACTACGACGAGCAGGGCAACTACAAGTTCCCCGAGGGCTTCGACCCCGAGACGCAGGAGTGGCTCGAGGGCTTCGAGGCGCAGCGTGAGACCTGGGAGGCGCAGTACGCCCAGGCCCACGAGCGCTGGGAGGCTCACCGCAAGCAGGTTGCCGACGCGATCACGGCTGACGCCGAGGCCGCGGCCGGTGGCTCCAGCTCGTCCGAGTCGGCACCGTCGACCTACTCCTCGGCTCCGGCCCAGGACGAGGCTGCGGGCACGCTCGCGTCCGACGAGGCTCTCGCCGCTCTGCGCGAGAAGCTCACGGGCAACTGATCGAGCACCGTCCCTGACGGTTCTTCGGAGGCCGGTCACCGCTCACGCGGTGGCCGGCCTCCGGCGTTCTTCAGACTGTGGGGTCGGCGCCGGCCTCGTCGCGGCCGGGTGCGAGCTGCGTGTCGTAGAGGTCCGCGTAGAGCCCGCCCTGGGCGAGGAGCTCGGTGTGCGTGCCGTGCGCGACGATGCGCCCGGCGTCGACGACGAGGATCGCGTCAGCGTCGCGCACGGTCGAGAGACGGTGCGCGATGACGAGCGCGGTCCGACCCTCGAGCGCGTGGTCGAACGCCCGCTGCACCGCGGCCTCGGACTCGGAGTCGAGGTGCGCGGTCGCCTCGTCGAGGATGACGACCGCAGGGGCCTTGAGCAGGAGGCGGGCGATCGCGAGACGCTGTCGCTCGCCGCCCGAGAGCCGGTAGCCGCGGTCGCCGACGACCGTGTCGATGCCGTCGGGCAGGGACTCGACGAGGTCGAGGACGTGCGCCGCGCGGAGTGCCTCGAGGATCTCGTCATCGGTCGCGCCGGGCTTCGCGTAGCGGAGGTTCCCCGCGATCGTGTCGTGGAACATGTGGGAGTCCTGCGGCACGGTGCCGACGGCCCCCCGCAGCGAGGCGAGCGTGACGTCCCGCAGGTCTTCTCCTGCGATGCGCACGGCGCCGACCGACGGGTCGTACATGCGCGTGACGAGGTGCGTGATCGTCGTCTTGCCGGCTCCTGAAGGCCCGACGATCGCGACCGTCTGGCCGGGCTCGACGCGGAACGTCATGCCGACGAGAGTGTCGGTCTCAGGGTCGTTCGTGAGCGTCGCCACGGACTCGAGCGACGCGAGCGACACCTCGGCGGCGGTGGGGTAGCGGAACGTCACGTCGTCGAGCTCGACCGACGCACCCTGTGCGGCGATCGCGGGCGCGAGGTCGCGCGCATCGTCGGCGTCGCGGACGCTCGGCTCGAGGTCGAGGACCTCGAGGACGCGCTCGAAGCTCACGAGCGCCGTGAGGACGTCGACCTGGACGTTCGACAGGGACGTCAGCGGCCCGTAGAGGCGGGTGAGGTAGCTCGTGAGGGCGACGAGCACGCCGACCGTGAGCGAGCCCGAGATGGTCGCGAGGCCACCGAGCGCATAGACGACGGCGACGGCGACGGCCGCGACGGTGACGAGCGAGACGCGGAAGATCGTGTTGTACATCGTGAGCCGGACGCCGATGTCCCGGACGCGCGACGCCTGCGTGCGGTAGGTCCGCGACTCGTCCTCGGGGCGTCCATAGATCTTCGCGAGCTGCGCGCCCGCGACGTTGAAGCGCTCCGTCATCGTCTGGGCGGCGTCGGCGTTGAGCCCGTAGGACTCGCGCGTCACCCGGGCGATGCGCGGGCCGATCCACCGTGCCGGCACGACGAACGCCGGCACGAGCGCGAAAGAGACGAGCGTGAGCTGCCACGACATGGTGAGCATCGCGGCGAGCACGAAGACGACGGTGAGGACGTTGGAGACGACGTTCTGGAGCGTCGACGTGAAGGCCTGCTGCGCACCGAGCACGTCGCCGTTGAGGCGCTGCACGAGCGCACCGGTGCGCGTGCGGGAGAAGAACGCGAGGGGCATCGACTGCACATGGTCGAAGACGGCGGTCCTCAGGTCGAGGATGAGGCCCTCGCCGATGCTCGAGGACAGCCACCGTTGGACGAGCACGAGGCCGCCCGAGACGAGGGAGACGACGCCGACGCCCACGGAGAACCAGATGACCAGGTCGCGGCGGCCCGCGGTGATGCCGTCGTCGATGATCGCGCGGTAGAGCAGGGGAGTGACGGCGCCGAGCGCCGCGTCGACCGCGATGATGCCGAGGAACACGGCGAGCCGCGCCCGGTAGGGTCGCGCGAACTCGAGGACCCGCCGGAACGTCCCGGACCGGAGTCGCGTGCCGCGTACGGACGCGTCCTGCCGGAACGACCGGAACTGGCCGCCTCCCATGCCCGCGTGCATCCCCGACATCGTGCCTCCTCCTCGTGCGGGGCTGGACACCCTCGCACCCTCCGACCCTAGTCGCGCGGGTACGCCCGGGCGCGCACCGTGCTGGTTGCCGCCCGACGGCGTCGGGGGCAGGATGTGGACATGACGCGCATCGGACTCACAGGCGGTATCGCGGCCGGCAAGTCGGTCGTCGCGACGCGCTTGCGCGAGCTCGGCGCCGTCGTCATCGACCACGACGTCATCGCGCGTCAGGTCGTCGAGCCCGGCTCCGTGGGCCTTGCGGCCGTCGTCGAACGCTTCGGGGACGGGGTGCTCGACGAGAACGAGGCCCTCGACCGCGCGGCGCTCGGACACATCGTCTTCAACGACCCGCAGGCCCGTGGCGATCTCGAGGCGATCCTCCACCCGCAGATCGCGCGCGTGGCTGCCGAGGACGAGGCGAGGGCCGTCGCGACGAACCCCCGGGTGGTCATCGTGCACGACGTGCCGTTGCTCGTCGAGACGGGGCAGTCCGACGACTTCCACGTGCTCGTCGTCGTCCACGCGCCCGCGGACCTCCGCATCGCACGTCTCGTCGAGACTCGGGGCACGACGCTTCCCGAGGCCCGCAGGCGCCTCGCCGCGCAGGCGAGCGACGAGGTGCGGCTCGCAGCGGCCGACGTCGTCCTCGACGGGTCGGGCAGCGTCGAGCACCTGCGCGACCAGGTCGACGAGCTGTGGCGCCGACTGGACGAGCAGATGCTCCAGGAGCAGGAAGGCTGACAGGAGCAGGACCGCTGCCGCCGCCGGCGCGCTCGAGACGAACGCCTGAGGGGCACCGACCGTGACGGTCGGTGCCCCTCAGTCGTGATGCTTCAGTGCTGTGCTCAGGCGTTGCGGCGACGCACTGCCAGGAGGGCGATGCCCCCGAGGATGAGCACGAGCGCGATGCCCGAGCCGAGTGCTGCCTGGGCGCCGGTGACGGGGAGACCGCCCTCGGGCGACTCGTCGCCGTCAGGTGTCGTGCCGTCGGTGGGCTCGCCCTCCTCGGACCCGACACCACCGTCGGGGTCGTCCGTGGTCGTGCCGTCGGTCGGCTCCTCGGTGGACTCGCCCGTGGTCGGGTCGTCCGTGGGGCTGCCGGTGGCCGTGGGCGTCGGGGTGGGCGTGCCCGTGCTGGTGGCCGTGGGCGTCGGGGTGGGCGTGCCCGTGCTGGTGGCCGTGGGCGTCGGGGTGGGCGTGCCCGTGCTGGTGGCCGTGGGCGTCGGGGTGGGCGTGCCCGTGCTGGTGGCCGTGGGCGTCGGGGTCGACGTGCCCGTGGGGGTGACCGTCGGCGTGGGGCTCGAACCCGGGAGCGTGCCGGTGAACGGGTACGCGTGAAGCTCGTTGCCGCCGCTGCCCGCGTGGACGAGGTTGCCCGCGACGAAGATACGGCCGTTGGCGCCCGGGATGGTGATCGTCGTCGTCGACGCAGGGTTGCCGACCATGATCGAGCCGGTCGTCTGTGCGCTGCCCGAGAAGGCGACGGTCGTCGCGTCGGGAACATTCCACAGGATGTTACGTGAGACGCGGGCCGTGGCCGTGGTGGCGCTGTCCACACCGTTGAGCTTGACGTCGACGGTGCCCGTGCCGGGGACGTTGATGATGACCGTCGCGCCCGCGGGGATGCCACCGAAGGTGAGGTCCTGGGCAGGGGCCGCGCCGGTCCCGGTGTGGACCGGGTAGGTGAAGACCTGCAGCATCGAGGTGCCGTCGCCCGTCGCCTTGAGGTAGGGCCCGTCCGGGGCGATGGTTCCCGTCGTGGGCAGCGCCTTGAGGGAGGCGGAGCGGGCCGTGAGGTTCGTCACCGCGTTGTCGTACAGCGCGCCGATACCGGCGCGCTTGACGACGCCGCCAGCAGGCTGGCCCGGAAGGGACTGGAAGCTTGGCGTGCCCGTGAGCGTGCCGCTGTGGGCGATCCAGTAGGGGTAGTTGGTGGAGCCCGCGAAGCTCACGACCGTGAGCTTCGTCGTCACCGTGAGGTTGCCGCCGACCTGGAGGACCTCGGTGCCGGGAGGGGCCACGATGCGCGAGCCGACGCCTGCGATGCCGAAGTAGTAGTCGGGATTCTGCGCGAACGTCGCATTGCCCCGCACGATCATGCGGCCCTCGGCCTCGGTCGCGCCCGCGGTTGCCGTGAAGTCTCCGCCGACGAACGTGTTGATCGCGTTGTCGTTGTGGATCGGGTTGCCGTTGGAGTTGATGATCGTGTCGAGCTCCGCGCTCGTCGGGCACGGGAACAGCGCGTCCGTCGAGGTGATGCATCCACCCGGCGTGCCGTCGGTCTCGGCGGCGGGGGCTGCGAAGGCGTCGGTCACGGCGATCGAGCCGAGGGCCCCACCGACGGCGAGTGCCACGACGCCCACGGCGGCGAGTGCTCGTCGGGTGGTCTGCCAGCGGGAGGTGCGCAGGTTTGTGGTGAGGGTGCTCATCGTGCTCCGGGGTGGTCGGCGTTGGTAAGGAAGGATAACTAAGTCAAGGGTAGTGAGAGTTCGTCTGGTTGCGCTAGATGCTGACGCTGCGTCTCGGGTGATGTTTGACCAGCGACCCGACGCGGAGCCGGTGCTGCGACGCGCAGTTGTGTCACCACGGGTCGTCGAACGTCGTTCGCGGGCGTCAGGCGGGATTGTCGGAGGCTCGGCGTACCGTTGCACCATGCGCCCCAAGACCGATCTGCAGCGGACCGTCGCCCCCTTCGAGGTCGTGTCCGAGTACACGCCCGCGGGGGACCAGCCGACGGCGATCGCGCAGCTGACGGAGCGGCTCAACGCAGGGGAGAAGGACATCGTCCTGCTCGGCGCGACCGGCACGGGCAAGAGCGCGACGACCGCCTGGCTCATCGAGCAGGTGCAGCGCCCGACGCTCGTCATGGCACCCAACAAGACGCTCGCTGCTCAGCTCGCGACGGAGTTCCGCGAGCTGCTCCCCAACAACGCGGTCGAGTACTTCGTCTCGTACTACGACTACTACCAGCCCGAGGCGTACATCGCGCAGACGGACACCTATATCGAAAAGGACTCCGCGATCAACGACGAGGTCGAGCGGCTGCGCCACTCGGCCACGAACTCGCTGCTCACGCGGCGTGACGTCATCGTCGTCGCGTCCGTCTCCTGCATCTACGGCCTCGGCACGCCCCAGGAGTACGTCGAGCGTATGCAACGGCTCGACGTCGGCGACCAGATCGACCGTGACGGCCTCCTGCGGCGGTTCGTCGAGATGCAGTACACGCGCAACGACCTCGCCTTCACGCGCGGCACGTTCCGCGTCCGCGGCGACACGGTCGAGATCATCCCCGTCTACGAGGAGCTTGCGATCCGCATCGAGTTCTTCGGCGACGAGATCGAGGCGATCCACACGCTGCACCCGCTCACGGGCGACATCGTCACGACCGTCCCGTCGATCCACATCTTCCCCGCGACCCACTACGTCGCCGGGCCCGAGCGCATGGAGCGCGCGATCGCCGGCATCGAGTCCGAGCTCGAGGCGCGACTTGCCGACCTCGAACGTCAGGGCAAGCTCCTCGAGGCCCAGCGCCTGCGCATGCGCACGACGTACGACATCGAGATGATGCGCCAGGTCGGCAGCTGCTCCGGCATCGAGAACTACTCGCGGCACATCGACGGCCGCGAGGCGGGCACGCCGCCGCACACGCTCCTCGACTACTTCCCCGACGACTTCCTCCTCGTCATCGACGAGTCGCACGTCACCGTCCCGCAGATCGGCGCGATGTACGAGGGCGACATGTCGCGCAAGCGCAACCTCGTCG encodes:
- the polA gene encoding DNA polymerase I: MGDRLSGVTDNVRPRLLLIDGHSMAFRAFFALPADKFTTTGGQHTNAVHGFVSMLANLIKNEQPTHVAVAFDAGSTTFRTERFPEYKGGRDATPEPFKGQVPLIREVLDALRITHYEREMIEADDILATWSFEAGRRGWDVLVCSGDRDSLQFVTDTVTVLYPVKGVSELARMTPEAVEAKYGVRPERYPDLAALVGESADNIPGVPKVGPKTAAKWITQYGDLEGVLAHADEITGVAGQNLRDHLDQVRLNRELNHLLTDLDLPYAPEDLEARPWDREAMHTIFDALQFRTLRDRLLAMMPAEERGDDVAAGPETEVEDLAAGALGAWLAARAGQRLGLEVRGRAVPGSGDADLLALGDAAGAAVVVDLTTIDPADDAALGAWLGDADEPKVVHGGKARWHELAGRGYALLGVTLDTELAAYLCHPDQRTFDLEDLAIRSLHREIGAAAGGGTQGALDLDLEGDGGEGAVLAERASVLVPLGEALADDLADRNATKLLGMLELPLADVLALMEDTGVAVDVDLLRELDAEFGEQARHAAEEAYAVIGREVNLGSPKQLQEVLFDQLDMPRTKKIKTGYTTDAAALTELFAKTQHPFLEHLLAHRDVTKLRQTVETLLRYVAPDGRIRTTFQQTVAATGRLSSADPNLQNIPIRTAAGRRIRRAFVVGEGYETLLTADYSQIEMRIMAHLSGDEGLIEAFRSGEDLHNYVASRVFGVATTDVSPAQRSKIKAMSYGLAYGLSAFGLSKQLSIEVGEAQALMDDYFTRFGGVRTYLHEVVETARATGYTETILGRRRYLPDLTSDNRQRREIAERVALNSPIQGSAADIIKIAMLEVRKELEARGLGSRLLLQVHDELVLEVAPGELAEVEALLRAAMGGAAKLSVPLEVSVGTGPNWHDAGH
- a CDS encoding class I SAM-dependent methyltransferase; this translates as MQQRAGYQDVPPESAGPAGRGWWDENAAEYLDEHGTFLGDDDFCWCPEGLREAEARLLGEVVGADVLEIGAGAAQCSRWLRAHGARAVATDISGGMLAARRALPGTPPLVQADARALPFADASFDAVFTAYGAIPFVPDARTVHAEAARVLRPGGRWVFSVTHPIRWAFPDDPSERGLTATSSYFDRTPYAERDDAGRVTYVEYHRTLGDHVRDVVAAGLEILDVVEPEWPEGHDRAWGGWSPVRGRVLPGTAIFVTRRR
- a CDS encoding 6-phosphofructokinase, with the translated sequence MRIGLLTGGGDCPGLNAAIRAIVKQGLGEYGHQIIGFRNGWKGVVDGDIQPLERQHIRNVLSMGGTLLSTARFHPREEDGSMDAVLQTLEAENIEALICIGGDGTLHAASKVAEAGVKIVAIPKTIDNDVAGTDLSIGFHTAVNIATEAIDRIHTTAESHNRVMVVEVMGRHAGWIAVNSGIAGGAEIVLAPEEPFDMDRVVKFLQHRHKAHANFSIVVVAEGAHAKPGSSMEYEVQLGKYGEIVAGAIGERVAAEIQARTGFDTRLTVLGHVQRGGTPTPTDRILGSRFGVAAVDAITAGETNVMTALQGEEVVLVPLPEIAGRVKQVPEDLLRVARVLA
- the rpsA gene encoding 30S ribosomal protein S1, with protein sequence MTTPTTKQIAVNDIGSAEDFLAAVDATIKYFNDGDIVEGIIVKVDRDEVLLDIGYKTEGVIPSRELSIKHDVDPGEVVQVGDAVEALVLQKEDKEGRLILSKKRAQYERAWGTIEKVKEEDGVVTGTVIEVVKGGLILDIGLRGFLPASLVEMRRVRDLQPYVGKEIEAKIIELDKNRNNVVLSRRAWLEQTQSEVRSTFLQTLQKGQVRPGVVSSIVNFGAFVDLGGVDGLVHVSELSWKHIDHPSEVVEVGQEVTVEVLDVDFDRERVSLSLKATQEDPWQAFARTHAIGQVVPGKVTKLVPFGAFVRVEDGIEGLVHISELAQRHVELPEQVVQVGDSAFVKVIDIDLERRRISLSLKQANEGVDPESEDFDPALYGMAADYDEQGNYKFPEGFDPETQEWLEGFEAQRETWEAQYAQAHERWEAHRKQVADAITADAEAAAGGSSSSESAPSTYSSAPAQDEAAGTLASDEALAALREKLTGN
- a CDS encoding ABC transporter ATP-binding protein produces the protein MSGMHAGMGGGQFRSFRQDASVRGTRLRSGTFRRVLEFARPYRARLAVFLGIIAVDAALGAVTPLLYRAIIDDGITAGRRDLVIWFSVGVGVVSLVSGGLVLVQRWLSSSIGEGLILDLRTAVFDHVQSMPLAFFSRTRTGALVQRLNGDVLGAQQAFTSTLQNVVSNVLTVVFVLAAMLTMSWQLTLVSFALVPAFVVPARWIGPRIARVTRESYGLNADAAQTMTERFNVAGAQLAKIYGRPEDESRTYRTQASRVRDIGVRLTMYNTIFRVSLVTVAAVAVAVVYALGGLATISGSLTVGVLVALTSYLTRLYGPLTSLSNVQVDVLTALVSFERVLEVLDLEPSVRDADDARDLAPAIAAQGASVELDDVTFRYPTAAEVSLASLESVATLTNDPETDTLVGMTFRVEPGQTVAIVGPSGAGKTTITHLVTRMYDPSVGAVRIAGEDLRDVTLASLRGAVGTVPQDSHMFHDTIAGNLRYAKPGATDDEILEALRAAHVLDLVESLPDGIDTVVGDRGYRLSGGERQRLAIARLLLKAPAVVILDEATAHLDSESEAAVQRAFDHALEGRTALVIAHRLSTVRDADAILVVDAGRIVAHGTHTELLAQGGLYADLYDTQLAPGRDEAGADPTV
- the coaE gene encoding dephospho-CoA kinase; translated protein: MTRIGLTGGIAAGKSVVATRLRELGAVVIDHDVIARQVVEPGSVGLAAVVERFGDGVLDENEALDRAALGHIVFNDPQARGDLEAILHPQIARVAAEDEARAVATNPRVVIVHDVPLLVETGQSDDFHVLVVVHAPADLRIARLVETRGTTLPEARRRLAAQASDEVRLAAADVVLDGSGSVEHLRDQVDELWRRLDEQMLQEQEG
- a CDS encoding choice-of-anchor A family protein: MSTLTTNLRTSRWQTTRRALAAVGVVALAVGGALGSIAVTDAFAAPAAETDGTPGGCITSTDALFPCPTSAELDTIINSNGNPIHNDNAINTFVGGDFTATAGATEAEGRMIVRGNATFAQNPDYYFGIAGVGSRIVAPPGTEVLQVGGNLTVTTKLTVVSFAGSTNYPYWIAHSGTLTGTPSFQSLPGQPAGGVVKRAGIGALYDNAVTNLTARSASLKALPTTGTIAPDGPYLKATGDGTSMLQVFTYPVHTGTGAAPAQDLTFGGIPAGATVIINVPGTGTVDVKLNGVDSATTATARVSRNILWNVPDATTVAFSGSAQTTGSIMVGNPASTTTITIPGANGRIFVAGNLVHAGSGGNELHAYPFTGTLPGSSPTPTVTPTGTSTPTPTATSTGTPTPTPTATSTGTPTPTPTATSTGTPTPTPTATSTGTPTPTPTATGSPTDDPTTGESTEEPTDGTTTDDPDGGVGSEEGEPTDGTTPDGDESPEGGLPVTGAQAALGSGIALVLILGGIALLAVRRRNA
- the uvrB gene encoding excinuclease ABC subunit UvrB, whose translation is MRPKTDLQRTVAPFEVVSEYTPAGDQPTAIAQLTERLNAGEKDIVLLGATGTGKSATTAWLIEQVQRPTLVMAPNKTLAAQLATEFRELLPNNAVEYFVSYYDYYQPEAYIAQTDTYIEKDSAINDEVERLRHSATNSLLTRRDVIVVASVSCIYGLGTPQEYVERMQRLDVGDQIDRDGLLRRFVEMQYTRNDLAFTRGTFRVRGDTVEIIPVYEELAIRIEFFGDEIEAIHTLHPLTGDIVTTVPSIHIFPATHYVAGPERMERAIAGIESELEARLADLERQGKLLEAQRLRMRTTYDIEMMRQVGSCSGIENYSRHIDGREAGTPPHTLLDYFPDDFLLVIDESHVTVPQIGAMYEGDMSRKRNLVDFGFRLPSAMDNRPLRWEEFVDRIGQTVYLSATPGDYELGLSDGVVEQIIRPTGLIDPEVVVKPTKGQIDDLLEEIRTRVEKEERVLVTTLTKKMAEDLTDYFLDKGVRVRYLHSEVDTLARVELLRDLRLGVYDVLVGINLLREGLDLPEVSLVAILDADKEGFLRSAKSLIQTIGRAARNVSGQVHMYADKITPAMQTALEETERRRERQIAYNTERGIDPQPLRKKIADVTDMLAREDLDTAELLAGGYRKTPAGRGKNAAASSERPAVSAAGDLASLVQELTDQMHAAAGELQFELAARLRDEISGLKKELRQMRAATE